Genomic window (Dictyoglomus thermophilum H-6-12):
TCTAAAAGAGGATCCCCTAAGAATATTAAGAGTTTTTAGGTTTGGAGCATCAGGATTCAAGATAGACAAGAGTGTTTTTGAAAGTATTAGAAAAAATAGTCAAAGACTCTCAAAAATAAAACCTGAAAGAATTCACGAGGAATTATATAAAATATTAAAAAATCCTTTTACTTCTTATATATGGAAAGAAATGGAAGAATATAATGTATTGAGAGAAATATTTCCTGAGCTTTCCGAGATGAAAAACATTCCATGGAGCGAGCCTCACCACGAAAACCCTTTAGAGCATTCTATAACCACACTATACGTATTAGAGGAGCTATTCTATAATATAGACAAAATTTTCCCCTCTATTAAAAAAGAACTCGAAAAGTATTTTAGCGAAAAATTGTTCTCAGAATTTACAAAAAAAGAGACTTTAAAACTTGCAAGTTTACTACATGATATCGGAAAAAGTAAGACCTATAGCATAGACGAAAACAATCTTGTCCATTATTACGGACATTCCAAGGTTGGCTCAGAGATGTTAGAAGAAATTGCAGAGAGATTAAAACTGAGTAATAAGGAGTTGTCCTTTATACAAAAAATTATAAGAAATCATATGTACCTTATCGATTTTATTAAAAATCAAGAGATAAATCCAATTCATAAATTAATCTCAAGAGTAAATGAAGATGTGCCATCTCTTATTTTCCTTTTCATTTCTGACCAAATAGCCATAAAAAGAACCTTTGAAAACAAAGAATATTTTGAGAAACTTTTACAGGATTTCTTTAAACTAAAAAGCATACCAAAACCTTTGCTAAGTGGACATGAAATCATGCAATTATTCAATCTTCAACCTTCTCCTTTGGTAGGCATCTTGAAAGAAAAACTTATAGAAGCCCAAATAGAAGAAAAGATAAAGACAAAAGAAGAAGCAATAAGATTTTTAAAAGAAATTTTAGAGAATGAAAGAAATACCTCAAGAGATCATTCATAAAATAATGAAAGATCTATTAGAAAAACTCTATTTCCCCTTTGAGTGGGGAAGAGAGACCCTATTTTACTTTTATTATTTTCAGAAGGGAGAAGAGGAAAAATTAATAAAGTCTTTTAAATATTATAAGGCCTTTAAAAACCAGATATCTCAGAAAGAAGATGAACTTAATAAACTTGTTAAAAAACTTAAAGAAATAAAAGATCTAAGAGAAAAAATCTTGCTCAAAGCAAGAATTCCTGAAGAAATTAACGATGTAAGCCTCATAATAGATGATATTAGAAAACTAATTAATAAACTTGAAATAATTTTGCCTGAAGATATTGTTCCTCCCGAAAAAGAGTCTCTATCTTATGAAAATTTTTTATGGGAAACTTTATCTTTTTATTTAAAAATGACAAAATTCATAACTTTTGCAATAAATTTCGAAAAAATTCCTAAGTTATCAGAAAGATTCAAAGGAGAAAAGATATACGAATACAATATTCCATACAAAATTGAAAGCGAAAAAACCTTCTTACAAAATTTAATCCTTGCAATATGCGGAATACCAGTCTTTGAGGAGATAGAGTTCTCACTATTAAACTCTATCTCCTCAAAGGAGGACAAAATTCCTGAAAGCTTAGAAATAAAAGAAGATGTCTTTATTTTTCATAAATAGAGATTTCTACCTTTTTAAGCCAGAATTCCCCGCTAGCCTCTTTGTCTAATCTTATCTCTATTACATTCGTCTGTCCATTAAGCCAGTATCTCGAAATATTAAAAGAGGGTGTGATATAATAGTCACTTCCAAAATCAAAACCGCTGATCAACTCCTTAGTATTCACCAAAATCGATATTGGAGCCCACGTTTCTTGAGTAATAAAAGATGAGGATATACCTGTAATTTTGAGTATAACTCTTTTAGGAGATTCTAAGGAAGAAACAGGAGTATAGATCTTTAGATTACTTCCACCTTTTAGAAATGCTAAATGATAAGCTCCATCCTCCTTTTCCAGTTCAACTCCTTTACTAACCTCATAACTTAAATTGCCTTTTGGCGGATTTTTTGTAAAATCAATGACAAAAGTTTGCTTGGCAAGCCCAATATTCAGCATTAACAAAAGAATAATACTTAACACTAAATATCTCTTCATTTCCATTTATTCCTCCTTTGTTTCCTTTTTTATAGCTCTTGGATGGGAAAGAGTATAAGTTTTTCTTATCTGTTCAGAAGTTAGATGGGTGTAAATCTGAGTAGTAGAAATTCTTACATGTCCCAAGAGCTCTTGTACATACCTTAAATCTGCCCCACCTTCAAGAAGGTGAGTCGCAAAGGTATGTCTTAAAGTGTGAGGAGAGACTTTTTTATTAAAATCCTTGGTATACTTCTTAATGATCATCCTTATAGCTCTATCGGATATTCTTCCACCTTTCGCATTAAGAAAAAAGGCCTTTTCGGGTTTTTTTAAAAGTTTAGGTCTTACATGATCTTTATAAAGTTGAAGTATCTTAAGGGTTTCTTCACCCACTATTACAATTCTCTCTTTAGCTCTTTTACCAAATACTCTAATTTCTCCATAATTCCAATTAATATCTTCCTCATTCATGCCAACCAATTCACTTACTCTAATTCCTGTAGCGTATAAGGTTTCTATAATAGCCCTGTCTCGAATTCCAATAAGATCATCTAAAGAGGGTGAATTTAGAAGCTTCATTACTTCATCTACTGATAAAAATTGTGGAAGCTTTTTTTCCGCTTTAGGAGTTGGTATGAATACCGTTAAATCCTCGTTAATTTTTTCAAAAGTTAATAAATACTCAAAAAAGCTTCTCAAACTTATAACCTTTCTTACAAAAGTACTATTCTTATAATTTTTTTGGGCTATGAACTGAATATAACTCCTAACATTTCGTTTATTTGTAAAGTCTAAGTCTTTTTCTTTACAATATTTATAAAAATCCATAAGATCCCTTGAATAACTCCTTAAAGTGTTTGGAGAGTAATTTCTCTCAAATCTCAAATAATTTATGTAATTTTCTATTTCTCTTTTTAAATCCAGAATCATACGTTAATAGCAAATCTCCTTATCACATCATCAAGGTCTCTAAGAGCTCTTTCAGCAAGTAATCTATTTCTAAGCTTTTTATCCTTTACTGGTCTTTCAAGAGGCAACAGTATACCCCAATTTGCATTCATGGGTTGAAATTGTTTTACCGGAACTTTGGTAGTAACATAAGAAATCAAAGCTCCAATCATAGTGGTTGGGGGCAATATAATTAAAGGTTTCCCTTTATATAAACGTGCTGCATTTATTCCTGCTACAATTCCCATGGCAGCTGATTCCATATATCCTTCCACGCCTATCAATTGCCCTGCAAAAAACACTCTTTCATTCTTTATAAATTGAAGAGTAGGCTTTAAAAATTTTGGAGCATAAAAATAAGTATTTCTATGCATTACTCCATATCTTGCAAATTCTGCATTTTCAAGTCCAGGAATCATTCTAAAAATTCTTCTTTGTTCTTGAAATTTTAACCTAGTTTGAAATCCTACCATACTATAAAGAGTCTTCTGTATATTCTCAGGTCTAAGTTGAACAACTGCATAAGGTTCCTTTCCGGTTTTAGGATCTATTAATCCCACAGGCTTCATAGGACCATACCTTAATGTATCAATACCTCTTCTGGCAAGCACCTCAATAGGTAAGC
Coding sequences:
- a CDS encoding CCA tRNA nucleotidyltransferase, which gives rise to MEQELYKILYIIKEYSKIYEITPYIVGGFIRDYLLGKKPQDIDFLIDPFNIDFIDNLSKILKGRLVILDEERKYFRIVVKNKENTFVLDFTPIYQQNLLLEIVRRDFTINSIVLNLRNFEIYDPLKGLKDLERNVLKLSSPDSLKEDPLRILRVFRFGASGFKIDKSVFESIRKNSQRLSKIKPERIHEELYKILKNPFTSYIWKEMEEYNVLREIFPELSEMKNIPWSEPHHENPLEHSITTLYVLEELFYNIDKIFPSIKKELEKYFSEKLFSEFTKKETLKLASLLHDIGKSKTYSIDENNLVHYYGHSKVGSEMLEEIAERLKLSNKELSFIQKIIRNHMYLIDFIKNQEINPIHKLISRVNEDVPSLIFLFISDQIAIKRTFENKEYFEKLLQDFFKLKSIPKPLLSGHEIMQLFNLQPSPLVGILKEKLIEAQIEEKIKTKEEAIRFLKEILENERNTSRDHS
- the xerA gene encoding site-specific tyrosine recombinase/integron integrase — encoded protein: MILDLKREIENYINYLRFERNYSPNTLRSYSRDLMDFYKYCKEKDLDFTNKRNVRSYIQFIAQKNYKNSTFVRKVISLRSFFEYLLTFEKINEDLTVFIPTPKAEKKLPQFLSVDEVMKLLNSPSLDDLIGIRDRAIIETLYATGIRVSELVGMNEEDINWNYGEIRVFGKRAKERIVIVGEETLKILQLYKDHVRPKLLKKPEKAFFLNAKGGRISDRAIRMIIKKYTKDFNKKVSPHTLRHTFATHLLEGGADLRYVQELLGHVRISTTQIYTHLTSEQIRKTYTLSHPRAIKKETKEE